From the genome of Penaeus chinensis breed Huanghai No. 1 chromosome 8, ASM1920278v2, whole genome shotgun sequence, one region includes:
- the LOC125028314 gene encoding F-box only protein 31-like — translation MDQDIAAQDTDSGGLQVINLSEDVLVKILMECSAHDLVAISSTCKLFYRLARDELIWKYICKKDYNISQDDIGDNDSYYKLYANLLHKYGWLQGTYQTEVGPYGELMEVKFENGCIKGLNWEIGSEIDVDAPLKQYVLFSIKGDKKSPECVCLPDIAPHSCSLVLDKRRGHVKQHCSEPDNHIQALVEYIISGKHTESGWVNRLKMVFLNEALASGALHQPIHVPGPENIPEELLMKDGTLPPQLITPGLFKGSYGSHGTEVILFKYKDENELHGIKVTGDPNVYAGKITVKVSLRFPVKPLSKEEQRSYEILKNIEPEQSAEPISSIKPQAFIPPDGFDLRDTSPPESCKARYHGFGQIAFEGFQQPNFIGAHIMVFNNDLLGVAWITLESFSLFRRVENTFTQNILPDLESAL, via the exons atggaccaAGACATTGCAGCCCAAGATACAGACTCTGGTGGTTTACAAGTGATTAACCTGTCAGAAGATGTTTTGGTCAAGATCTTAATGGAATGTTCTGCACACGATCTTGTTGCAATCAGCAGTACATGTAAATTATTCTATCGTCTAGCAAGGGATGAACTAATTTGGAAATATATCTGTAAGAAAG ACTATAACATTTCACAAGATGATATTGGAGACAATGATTCATATTACAAGCTCTATGCAAACT TGTTACACAAATATGGCTGGTTACAAGGGACATACCAGACTGAAGTTGGCCCGTATGGGGAACTCATGGAAGTTAAG TTTGAGAATGGGTGTATAAAAGGTTTGAATTGGGAGATTGGTTCTGAAATAGATGTAGATGCCCCACTCAAACAGTACGTCCTGTTCTCTATCAAAGGTGACAAGAAATCTCCTGAGTGTGTCTGTCTACCAGACATTGCTCCTCATTCATGCTCACTTGTTTTGGACAAG AGGAGAGGTCATGTAAAACAACACTGCTCAGAGCCTGATAACCATATACAGGCCCTTGTAGAATACATTATTAGTGGCAAGCATACGGAATCAGGATGGGTGAATAGATTGAAGATGGTGTTTTTGAATGAAGCACTAGC TTCAGGGGCTCTTCACCAGCCAATCCATGTCCCAGGACCTGAAAACATACCAGAAGAGCTCCTCATGAAGGATGGAACACTCCCACCACAGTTAATCACACCAGGACTTTTTAAGGGTTCCTATGGAAGCCATGGCACTGAGGTCATTTTGTTCAAGTACAAAGATGAGAATGAGCTTCATGGAATAAAG GTAACTGGAGATCCAAATGTGTATGCAGGGAAGATTACAGTCAAAGTGTCACTTAGGTTTCCTGTTAAACCTCTCTCTAAAGAAGAGCAAAGGTCCTATGAAATTTTGAAAAACATCGAGCCTGAACAGAGTGCAGAACCTATCTCCAGCATCAAACCACAAGCCTTCATTCCCCCAGATGGTTTTGATCTTCGTGACACATCTCCTCCAGAAAGTTGTAAGGCAAG ATATCATGGTTTTGGTCAAATAGCATTTGAAGGATTTCAACAACCCAACTTCATTGGAGCACATATCATGGTGTTTAACAATGACCTGCTTGGAGTTGCCTGGATTACTCTG